A window of Longispora fulva contains these coding sequences:
- a CDS encoding VOC family protein, which produces MIDHISLQVSDLAASAAFYDAVLAPLGGRRIAEHEDVVGYGTSFPDFWIGLATTGGRARETHVAFTAADRESVRAFFDAAVEAGAEVLHEPAVRPEYHETYYGAYVRDPDGNNVEAVCHR; this is translated from the coding sequence ATGATCGATCACATCTCCCTTCAGGTCAGCGATCTGGCCGCCAGCGCGGCGTTCTACGACGCGGTCCTCGCCCCGCTCGGCGGCCGCCGGATCGCCGAACACGAGGACGTCGTCGGCTACGGCACGTCGTTCCCCGACTTCTGGATCGGCCTGGCCACGACCGGTGGCCGGGCGCGCGAGACACACGTGGCGTTCACGGCCGCCGACCGGGAGAGCGTGCGGGCGTTCTTCGACGCGGCGGTCGAGGCCGGGGCGGAGGTGCTGCACGAGCCGGCCGTGCGCCCGGAATACCACGAGACGTACTACGGGGCGTACGTCCGTGACCCCGACGGCAACAACGTCGAGGCCGTCTGTCACCGGTAG
- a CDS encoding Lrp/AsnC family transcriptional regulator, translating into MDDLDRAVVHALHVDGRVPFSRIGAVLGVSTQTVARRYRRLRAEAGLRVVGLAEPARAGRAQWMVRLTASPHTSQDVAHALARRADTSWVKLASGGTEILAIIDTPAESATSHPLLLRDIPRTASITAVSAHYVLHTYLGGPTAWRGRAHALTEEQRRQLEPPAGVGRDVAESDAALLAALSRDGRAVLADLATATGWSPATVARRLADLRAGGALFFDVEIDPALFGATTQALLWMAVTPARLDAVAVALAGHDELAFVAATTGPTNLVAHALCADPAGLHAYLTHRLGPIEGIRTLETAPVLRTLKAAGPLGP; encoded by the coding sequence ATGGACGACCTGGACCGCGCTGTCGTGCACGCGCTGCACGTGGACGGCCGGGTGCCGTTCAGCCGGATCGGCGCGGTGCTGGGCGTTTCCACCCAGACCGTGGCCCGCCGCTACCGGCGACTTCGGGCCGAGGCGGGGCTGCGCGTCGTCGGGCTCGCCGAGCCGGCGCGGGCGGGCCGGGCGCAGTGGATGGTCCGGCTCACCGCCAGCCCGCACACCTCCCAGGACGTCGCGCACGCCCTCGCCCGGCGCGCGGACACGTCGTGGGTGAAGCTGGCCTCCGGCGGCACCGAGATCCTCGCGATCATCGACACCCCGGCGGAGTCCGCGACCAGCCATCCGCTGCTGCTGCGCGACATCCCGCGCACCGCGAGCATCACGGCGGTGTCCGCGCACTACGTCCTGCACACCTACCTGGGCGGGCCGACGGCGTGGCGGGGCCGGGCGCACGCCCTCACCGAGGAGCAGCGCCGGCAGTTGGAACCCCCGGCGGGCGTCGGACGGGACGTGGCCGAGTCCGACGCCGCGCTGCTGGCGGCCCTGTCCCGCGACGGCCGGGCCGTGCTCGCCGACCTGGCCACCGCGACCGGCTGGTCGCCGGCGACCGTCGCGCGCCGCCTCGCGGACCTGCGGGCGGGCGGCGCGCTGTTCTTCGACGTCGAGATCGACCCCGCGCTGTTCGGCGCCACCACCCAGGCGCTGCTGTGGATGGCGGTCACCCCGGCGCGGCTGGACGCGGTGGCGGTCGCCCTGGCCGGGCATGACGAGCTGGCGTTCGTGGCGGCCACCACCGGCCCGACCAATCTTGTCGCCCACGCGCTGTGTGCGGACCCGGCCGGGCTGCACGCCTACCTGACCCACCGGCTCGGCCCGATCGAGGGGATCAGGACGCTGGAGACGGCCCCGGTGCTGCGCACCCTCAAGGCGGCAGGCCCGCTGGGCCCGTGA